Genomic DNA from Peribacillus simplex NBRC 15720 = DSM 1321:
GTTATTTCTATAGAATGATTGGATGGTTGCGCCATTAAAAAAGGAAGTTTCATTTTTGGCTGAATGAACTTTTAAGGAAGGTGAATACTTTTTATTGGATGGAGAAATTAATTCAACCTCAACATCATTTGAGGCTGTATATATGGTTATATTACCTGGGGCTGCTTCATTTACATGGAAACTTTGTTCGATCCAGACATTTTGTTTCAGGACATCACCCAAAACGGTTTGAGCGAGTTCGGTTGTGATGACATCATCTTCTACTCGTTCTTTATAGTTGACATTAAATTCAGGAACCCCAGCGATGGAAGTGCTTCTTAAATAGGGTTCAATTCTTGAAAATACAGCTGAACCGACTCGAATATTGTCGTGATCAAAGTTGGCATCCGTAAATAAATGTGTTCCGTAGGGTATTTTTGTACTCCATACATTCACTAGTCCATCATTTTCTCCATATGAAGATAAATATTGTCCCCCCATTGATAAAGCTGAAAGAACCGGGCCTCTGTTCATACCTGCCACAGTAAAATACATGTTTTTACGTGAGTTAACATGGTTATCCGTGACAGAACGAAATTCCGCCATTTTACCAACTTGTAAAGAATAAGTTCCTTCATCTTTTTGACCTAATAAGGAACCAAGCCAGCCCGCATACCAGCTATAAGCCAAATCAGCTAGGTAAGAACCATGATGAGGGGAAGCTAAAGTGATGACCCTTCCAACATATTGGTGTGCTCCATAGTGCACTAGAGCCGATTGGGTGTCTGGCCCTCCTTTGCTGTGAGCTATAATATTTACTTTTTCGCCCCCGAAATGGTTACTGATTTCTGAAAGCATTTGAGCTAAAAGCCTTCCATTAGCATATTGGCTCACTGATCC
This window encodes:
- a CDS encoding esterase/lipase family protein, which gives rise to MAKPDISSAGKLKPPSETFSPGDWFLGSIPPNLDTEKPPIVFVQGKNSSSTSWYGETEYHGVNDMYTKAYEAGYQTVFVQLHDSAGNGSVSQYANGRLLAQMLSEISNHFGGEKVNIIAHSKGGPDTQSALVHYGAHQYVGRVITLASPHHGSYLADLAYSWYAGWLGSLLGQKDEGTYSLQVGKMAEFRSVTDNHVNSRKNMYFTVAGMNRGPVLSALSMGGQYLSSYGENDGLVNVWSTKIPYGTHLFTDANFDHDNIRVGSAVFSRIEPYLRSTSIAGVPEFNVNYKERVEDDVITTELAQTVLGDVLKQNVWIEQSFHVNEAAPGNITIYTASNDVEVELISPSNKKYSPSLKVHSAKNETSFFNGATIQSFYRNNLEIGDWKVRMKTKSPKDAYLFTAQFNEKHPITLSMAGKVKQKDAKFLIKNPMNDKKRPISTTFLVHLIDESGNEISEKSSIKVMDTENFTGALPEVPKSGVYNVTIDVKEKNVDGTERIRTLIRSVYIEK